The Anas platyrhynchos isolate ZD024472 breed Pekin duck chromosome 1, IASCAAS_PekinDuck_T2T, whole genome shotgun sequence genomic sequence AAGCGGTCCTGTGGGATGGGACCAAGAGGAAGAGATTGTCGTCATCAAGTCCGCGATCAACCCCAGGTTTGCCAGACTCTTCCAGGAACCACAGGCTTTTCCCCCGGAAGAAGGCAGCTCATCCAGCACCGTGGACAGGGAGGCCGCAGAAGAAGAAGCAGTAAACCCAACAAGCGCCTCTCTTGACTCATCAGAGTCCACGGACACTACACTGTCAGCTGCTTCCCTGGCAGAAGGTCCTGGGGAAGAGAGGCACGGCACGCCTctcacagcaccagcaccagcaccagcaccagcagcagcagagaggacgCCAGCGAGTCCTCTATCAGCCCCTATTTGCGAAGATGAGGGGTACAGAGCGCCTCCCCAGACACCTGGAGGTCAAGACTCAAAGCCATCAGCATGTCCCTGCCCCAGTGAGCACAGCACTGCGGTGCTGGTTGAGAGCCAGGGACGTGCACGACATGCCTCCAGTGTCTCTGAGGAAGAGCTGGATGAAACAGCCGAGATTGTCGTTGCTGCAGTGCTACTCCATTCTGTAGCCATCATGCAGGGAGCCACGAGCAAGGATCCAACTGCTCCCTCGGCTGCATAGCCCAGGgtgcctcctcccaccccagagCCTGTTGACTGTACAGCAGTTGATGAAACCGGAGCAGTGGCTACTCCCTTGGCTACGGTTCCTGGGCACCAGGTAAGCCCAGCGCGTGTGGTGGTCTCCAGGCACCGAGGGCAGCCCGAGGCAGAAGCAGTGCGTGGGGTGtgcgtgctggggagctgcctgctgctctccatTCCCAAACGCCCCAGGCACAAGGGCTGACATCCCTTCCATCACCTACCTGTGCTCTTGCTCTCCCCATGCAGGttgctgctgagcagggaggCCAAGCACAGTCCTCCTGCACCAGAGATACACCAGCAGACAAGCCAGCAACGTGCCAGAAACAAGAGCCGTCCCagggacttttggatgggcctGTTCAGAGCAGCGAGCAGGAGCAAGGGCTAGGAAAACGCAGGGGGGATGGCTGGTCCTGGGCCACCCCTCCCCTTGGGTGCTGGTGCggggggaaggcaggggctTGCCCATCACCCGCTCAGGCCCTAACCTACACCTCTCTGTCTCCCACAGGCATCCATGACCTCACACAAGCCCCGGCACACCAGCCACGGCCCGCCCACATCAGGAGACAGGCGCTTCAGGCTCTGCGCAGTGCTTTGTGCTGCAGCTTCATCGCAGAAGAGTGGGAGTAGCAGCgcccagctgccagcaccaggagggCGCTCGGAGCTGTACGCTGACATCACTGAAAGGAACAGGACAGTGCCCCAGGAATTCAGATGCCCCTCCAcatcctgcccccagcctcagctcatctgcagctgccttctgctgggaATAAAAGCTCAGGCAGAGTtttgctcccagtgctcctctCTGTGTCGTTGATCTCAGGAGAAAGAGTGGTGCAGACCACGCCAACCTGCTTCCCGTAGCATTCAACACCGTGCAGCGCTGCATTCAGGAGAccctgctctttctctcctaCACCCTTGCAAAGAAGCAGGCTGTTGATTTCATCTTCAAGGACATCGGCCGTCTGGTCTCCCGCAAGAGCAGAGTCCAAATGCACTTTTCCTCCGACTTTGTTCACAACCTGAATAGCAACGGCCAGCTGTTGAAATGCCGCCTCACTGTAAGTTTCTCactgcaccagcacagcccagggctCCTGGGAAATGCCCCAAGAGGCCGTTGGCGTGTTAGGAAAcagctggggaagaggaaggaggccctgcaggaaggcaggaccaagagcagagctgtggaCATCCCCGGGAAGACTGTGGAGGAGCTCCCGCTCTGGTAGTCCTCTGCTGCAACAGCCTTCTTTCCACAGCCCCTTGTTCAGTGAGGCCTCTGGGCTCTCACTGGCACCCTTCTCCCTGAAGGGAGCAGGGAGTGTCACTCAGCTCTCCTCTCTGGAGCGGAATCTTGAACCTTtccagagaatcacagaatggcttgggttgcaATTGATGTTAAAGATCTTCTAttccctcctgccccctgccatgggcagggatgccattcACTAGAGCAAGTAGCCCAGTGCCTCATCCAAACAggtcttgaagacctccagggatggggcatccacggcttctctgggcaagctgttccagtgcctcaccaccctctgtgtGAAGAAGTTTTGTGGCCACCAAGGAGCAGCTCTGActagccttctcttttcctcctgaCAGGGATGCCTCCTGCTATTAAGAGCCGGCTGCTCACACCCCAGAGTCGCTCTCCAGCCAGACTCCAGGGCAACAGGGGAGGCacagctgggccaggctgctgggggaaaAGAGCCTTCTCCCAGGtgaggctggggggcagctggaggaggcagcccctgggctctTCCCCTTGAGTCAGCGAGCGGCTTTCCTTGGACAGGGGGACTTGGCCAGCTCCACAGGGGTCCCGACACATGTCCCACCCACTGCCCTTTCCTTGCTGGGCAGCCGTTTGCTGAGCAAAAGCTGTAGCAACAAATCCTCCTCTTGTGTGCTTGCAGAATGCTGACAGCATTCATTCAGGAGAGCTCCTCGAGGATGGGAGAAGAGggtgtaataaatggctcagtcttcaaaataggactataatcaaagtttacaatttattaaaggaatagaggtaagcaaacagcgatGGGTGCgctgggagtctctgctccaccaagacacccaccagttacatcaagcagctgatttgtatgctcctaggctgatacatattcattactacttctaaataaaacagggttattataattagtttctggaatccCAACTGGAGCAtgtgtatcagtctccggtggtccctctgggggtctctggggggtctctcgtgctgaaggctcatagtcttcctccctcttgtccttctcctttgtccaacttggctgtatgtcagagacttgtgcaacatcccctgcaagctttgtcttttagttgttcttcagctctcgccatctccttaatctcctggccagatatcagagacttgcatagtgtcccatgcaatagtcataatagttagcagttattctgaaaccccccagatatcagagacttcaaggaagaGCCTACAAATGCATtgcccttcaagctctctattgacacgaattgctaaaccattcctttgcaagatacgagaattatatacattaaccactctgttcttcttagacttgtggttatacaagggtatgtaagacagaaggtcacattcatcataccatgcggccctagcattgttccatactgacacaaatcagatgaacatatctcacaagGGGAAGGGCAAgcgctgtgctgcagcctggccccAAACTCAAGCCCCTGCCTGCGAGGCTCACCAGAGAGCAGGACAAGTAGCCACTGCATCTGTGTGCCCATTGCCGGGCTGTTTCACGGGTTGCCTTTGTGGAGATTTGATGTTTCTCTCTAATCGTTGCATGCTCAGCACAAAGCATGTTTTTGCAGGCATTGCTCTCCTGCGCACACTGCCAGTGTACAGCCAgggaagcagctgctgcagcagctcagagcagaagGCCACGGTTGTTCACTCACCCAATGCAGCTGCAAAGGAGCCTCCATTTTTTCGGGGAACTCCAGGCCTCTGGGTACAGCAAGGGACAGGGTTCCCCTATCTCTggttctctctctcccctctttGCTGGGAGGCTCTGGATGAGGGCCTCTACTTCTCTGATTTGGCAGGTGGCTGCCACAGCTTGCACCACGGCTTCTCCTTGGGCCAGACCTCAGAAAAGAGACACTGGTCCTCGCAGAGAGCTGCCGCCTGCTGGAAAAGCAAGACCAGGTTGTTGAGCAAAAGCTATAGCAGCAAATCCTCGTCTTGTGTGCTTGCAAGATGCTGGCAATGCATCAGGTGAGCTCCACAAGGATGGCAGAACAGGGATAGGGTTGTTACAAGGGTAGTGCTTCTGAAGATTTGACGTTTCTCTAACCACTTCATGCCCTTCTCCCCTGCAGGAAATAGGCTGCCTGTGCCGCCAGCAAGACAAAAGAACTCTGAGAAGAACTTCAGAGAAGTTGTTCCTTGTCAATTTTGATTTGGCACTATCAAAAGTCATCTGGTAACCAGCCAGCCAGCCTTCATAACCGAAGACAGCTGAACCATGGATTGCAGGCCCAGCAAAGTCAAAGTCAACATCACAACCGAGGTTTAGGCATTCACGTTTATATGCTGACTTGATTTTACCACTCTTCTTTCCTGTATTTGGTGAGAAAGTTGTATCAAACGTCAACTTCAAGCCTTTGGCAATCTGATCTTCAATTGCAATTTCTGTTCCCAGAGTGTTATCTGTGTTCCGTTTTTCTGTGAAAGTCAGCCCATACTCAGCCCACTTGTATTTGGTCTCCAAGCTCCCATTAACTTTTCCAGTGTCGGTGTTCGAAGAACCAGATGTTGTGAACTCCACCCCACTTgcagattttgttttcacatcCAGCTTCACCAACCCAAACCCATATCCTTTATTGAAGGTATCTCTGGCAGATTTGCCAAGGTCTGCGTACGACGGAGGAATTGCCATTGGGCTGGCTGGCGCGGGAGGGCGGCTTAGCTCTGCCACGAAGCTTCTCTCCAAGAGAAAAACCTGCCCTTTCTGAGCCTTGTTTTCCTTCGTGAAGGATGAGGGCTCCTGCAAAGCCCGCTGCCCTGGAAGTGTTCTTGCCCTTAGCTTCAGAGGCCGAGGGCTGGGGCCTTTCATGCTGCCTTTCTGAGagaaagcaggctgcagggaaactgcCCTGAGCCTGGGGAAACCCTGAGGGGATGACTGCCCCACTGCAGTGGGGGGACAGCTCCCACATTAGCACTCCCCTCTAAAAATGCTCCCTGTTTCTGCTTCCCCTGTAGCAGAAGATGCAGGCGGAAatgcagaggctgcagaggggGTGTGCTTCCTCCATGGCACTCATGGACCTGAAGAACGCTCTGCAGCTGGTACcagtggagatgaagcatcagcatGTCCTCATCCCTCTCCCTCCAGCGAAGAAGGCTGAGGCAGCTCCCCTCAGCAAATCAAGTGCCAGGTAAGTGTGGGCCAACTCCCACAAAGGCCAGGAAAAGCTGAGCTGCATCAGGCTGCCCGAGGGATCCAGCATGCGGgttgctcagctctgggctttGGCTCTCCATCCCCTGGCTGCTTCGGGGAGGCAATGACTGTGGAGAGGACCTTGCCTCCAGACGTTCCCCTGCAGACCCAAAGTCCTGAAGCTCCCCTGCAGCCGACAGTCACGTACCCACAGTGGAAGGGggctgtgctccctgctcctggggctgggggcaggcagagctggggaccTTCAGATCCTACCTGagagtttttttctctgttgatgcagctaCCAATTAGTACGGAGTGTGCAGGCGGGGAAAgtgatggagaagagaaaggaggcCTGGAAAATCACTGGGCTGCGGCGCACTGCCTCTGTCTTGCTTCCGCGATTGCGCTCTACACacatttcttatttcatttcattaagatgtaatatttatctttatttcaataatatttatctttatttcattaagatttaataaacaaacaaacggCTGTTCTACAGTTTTCTTTCCACACCCGAATGGATCACTGTGCACGCTCCGCGGGGCCTGCTCGAGGTTTGTACGGGCCAGAAATGAGAGAGCTTCATTCTCGGTACCGGGTTGCTCAGCTCGCTGGTGGCCCTACAGGAAAGATGCTCCCTGagtgcacagagagagagagaaaagctgctCCCCGACAGGGCAGCTCCTGACCCTTCCTCTGACAGCCCTGGCGGCCATTTGGCAGTTCTGCCTGCCCCCCCGCGCCACAAGCTGGCTGAGGCCTTGGCCTGTCCGCAGCACGGCTGTCAGTGGTGTCGGGCGGCATCTAGAGCCAAGaggcctttccttttctttgtgctgaaGGAAACTTTGTGCTGTCTGGAGAGGCAGTGCCTCTTTGCTCCAAGTCTTGCAGGGTTGCCTCTCACTTTGAGGGCCCTGTTTTTCGTCAGCATTTGTGAGGGGCTTCTGCATGCGCCCCGCTCACTTGTTGCGGCCAGGGCTTCCCCCCAGGATGTCTGGGCAGGCCCATGCCGCTGGGCAGGCTCTGGGTGGGCCTCGTTCCCTGCAGGGGCAGGCGTCTGCCCCTGAGCCCAGAGCCCAGGAGCGGCTCCTGCACTCGCGGCTGCCCCTGCGcgggctgctgccgctgcttctggaaccttcctgcagcctctggcagcTGGCGCCTGCGTGGCGGCCGCACGTTGGGCTTGGCAGCCTGGCATCTGCAGGCCGTGCCAGCCTGCAGCATGGCATTGGCGGCCTTGTTGCCGTCCCCAGGGCACGGCTgaaaggggatttggggcatttgctttccaggggctgggcacgttGGGGATGCAATACCCCACCACGTGCACAGGCAGTTCGCACTGAACAAGGTGGGCTTTGCAGCCTCGTCCTGCCCTCGTagcctgctccctcctgcagctgccaccccacagcccgcCTCCTCAAGCAGAAGAAATGCCCCAGCGGTAGCCTGCAAAGTGCAGGTGTGCCAGGGGCCCCTTGCTGCTCTGGCAATATGCACAACAgaagagcccagctccagcagaaggACGGGATGCGTACTGCCTGGCGCTTGTGCGTTGCCTGTGGCCCGAGTGGGCAAGCCAGCATGTAGCCAGAGCCGGTTCTCAAGGCTTTCCCTATTAGTTGGGAACCCCGTGGAGGGTTTTTCCTGAGCTGAGGGTGTTGGCTGTGCTCTTCCTAGCCCAGCTCTTCTGTAGGGGGCAAaaaggagggagctgggaagcTCCCAGACACTGAGGCCATCTCCAGGGCTCTCTGCAGTGACGCCATCTGGCACCTTCCCATGAGCAGTGGCCAAAGCACAAGGGCCCATCTTCTTTGTTGGGGAAGCCCCGCGCTGCATTTCCAGTGCCAGAAATGCTTAAATACTGTTCctcctttcttgcttttcagcgTGTCTTAGTACCTGGGCTGGGTGCCTCCTTCCTTATTAAAGTGGGGCTGCTCTTGTTTTTTGCTTTGAGCTCCTCCAGGTAAAGAAGCCCACTTTTCAGCTCTCGGAGAACTTTGCCTGTCTTCCCGGAGTCCcacataagaaagaaagagacttttcctgtttctttctcagGTGAATTTGGCCGCATCGGCAGGAAAAGTGTCCTGACACATGTCCTACTGACTGTCTTTTCCTTGCCGGGCAGCTGCTTGGTGAGCACCGGCTGTTGCAGCACTTCCTCCCCTTGTGTGCTTGCAGGCTGCTGACAGCACGTCAGGAGAGCTTGCAGGCTGCTGACAGCACGTCAGGttcttgcagtggaaaattccactaaccttgCATTTTCAAAAGGGATTGTGCGGGCATGGCAGTAGCATACCAGGTGAAGTATtttaagcagataaggggaaTGTCCCACAGTCGCAAAATGAGGAGGATAGCTAAGAAAAGCAGGAGAATCAGGGCAAAAATcagtaacaaacaaataaataaataaataaatcacggGCATTCTGGTCAcgagagatgaagaaaaaaataattaaaaaaaaaaaaaaggaaaaggggaaaataaaggttggtcaaataaaattgtacatatatggcGTAGTAGTAAGCATCGCGTGGTTTGTGAACCTGATtctccccctgtactcagctctggtgaggtcgCGCCATGAATACCctgttcagttttggggccCTCACTGCAGGAAGGACGTGGAGgtcctggagcatgtccaaggaaggggaaaggagcagCCGAAGGGCCCAGGGAGCAAGTCGTGTGAggagtgctgagggagctggggttatGTAGCCTAGAGGAAAGGAGGCTtgggggagaccttatcactgTGTACAAGGACCTCAGAGAAGGTTGTAGTGCGGTGGGGGTCAGTCCCATCTCCCAAGCAACAGGCGgtaggagaagaggaaaaagtgggGCCGCGGGAGGTT encodes the following:
- the LOC140001365 gene encoding non-selective voltage-gated ion channel VDAC2-like; amino-acid sequence: MAIPPSYADLGKSARDTFNKGYGFGLVKLDVKTKSASGVEFTTSGSSNTDTGKVNGSLETKYKWAEYGLTFTEKRNTDNTLGTEIAIEDQIAKGLKLTFDTTFSPNTGKKSGKIKSAYKRECLNLGCDVDFDFAGPAIHGSAVFGYEGWLAGYQMTFDSAKSKLTRNNFSEVLLRVLLSCWRHRQPISCRGEGHEVVRETSNLQKHYPCNNPIPVLPSLWSSPDALPASCKHTRRGFAAIAFAQQPGLAFPAGGSSLRGPVSLF